In Methylacidiphilum infernorum V4, a single window of DNA contains:
- the lpxB gene encoding lipid-A-disaccharide synthase — protein MTQLRQSKAKFLLVAGETSGDIYGSLLMEAIGQSVPDAVFLGVGGPRMAAAGQVQLYDLSKLAVVGLVEVFKHLGEIRKIFLDLVHCALVEKPDCVILIDYPGFNLKLASKIRKELPSIKIVYYISPQVWAWHSQRAEKFNKLIDLMLVIFPFEKPWFEKHAPKLNVEWVGHPLMDRLLPNSLPTASSNAPKIALLPGSRKMEITSHLPILYKAAWKMVMRGKDYQFIWIAPNEELVEVGLSLLGLKDLPEWLRIQVGYPLSHISRCKLAILASGSVSLECALLGVPQIVIYKTNPLTYQVGKRLVKVPYLSIVNVLANEKVVPEFVQEAAQPEKISALAIKLMHDEGLRNEMRNKMMAVVNQLGSAGASQKAASLVLALLKGEQKKEIQSITS, from the coding sequence ATGACCCAGCTAAGACAATCCAAAGCGAAATTTCTCCTTGTTGCCGGGGAAACGAGTGGGGACATTTATGGATCATTGTTGATGGAGGCCATTGGCCAATCTGTTCCTGATGCCGTGTTCCTGGGAGTGGGAGGGCCTCGTATGGCTGCAGCTGGGCAGGTTCAACTTTATGATCTGTCGAAACTTGCTGTTGTCGGTCTTGTGGAGGTTTTTAAACATTTAGGGGAAATCAGAAAAATTTTTCTCGATCTTGTCCATTGCGCACTTGTGGAAAAACCCGATTGTGTCATTTTGATCGATTATCCGGGATTTAATCTGAAACTGGCCTCTAAAATCCGAAAAGAGTTACCTTCGATTAAAATCGTTTATTACATCAGCCCCCAGGTATGGGCATGGCATAGCCAAAGAGCGGAGAAATTCAATAAACTTATCGATTTGATGTTGGTTATTTTTCCATTCGAAAAACCGTGGTTTGAAAAGCATGCTCCCAAGCTCAACGTGGAATGGGTCGGGCATCCCTTAATGGATCGGCTTCTTCCTAATAGCTTGCCCACGGCTTCTTCGAATGCACCCAAGATTGCTTTGCTGCCGGGGAGCAGAAAAATGGAGATAACCAGCCATCTGCCTATCCTTTATAAAGCGGCATGGAAAATGGTCATGAGGGGTAAAGATTATCAATTTATATGGATTGCTCCCAATGAAGAACTTGTAGAAGTTGGTTTGTCTTTGTTAGGGTTAAAAGATTTACCTGAATGGCTGAGAATACAGGTTGGCTATCCTCTTTCCCATATTTCTCGGTGCAAGCTGGCTATTTTGGCCTCCGGTTCGGTATCGTTGGAATGTGCCTTGCTTGGAGTTCCGCAGATAGTGATATATAAAACCAACCCCTTGACCTACCAAGTTGGCAAAAGGCTCGTCAAAGTTCCCTACCTTAGTATCGTCAATGTCTTGGCTAATGAAAAAGTCGTTCCTGAATTTGTTCAAGAGGCGGCTCAACCTGAAAAAATCAGTGCCTTGGCTATAAAATTGATGCATGACGAAGGACTAAGAAATGAGATGCGAAACAAGATGATGGCGGTGGTAAATCAGCTGGGTTCAGCAGGGGCAAGCCAAAAAGCGGCGAGCCTTGTATTGGCTTTGCTAAAAGGAGAACAAAAAAAAGAGATCCAATCGATTACATCTTAG
- the galE gene encoding UDP-glucose 4-epimerase GalE has translation MKILVTGGAGYIGSICVEMLLGRGYRVVVLDNLSEGHLQAVDPRALFIQGDLADRELLFSVFDSERPEAVIHFAAKALVSESMNSPSLYFRNNVAFGINLLDALVKFEVKRIVFSSTCSVYGCVNKIPIDENVPVHPENPYGESKLLFEKMLEWYRKIHGISPVIFRYFNAAGATASHGEHHRRETHLIPRILHVALGLEPQVEIYGKDYPTEDGTAVRDYIHVVDLVDAHIKALELPFEGVFNLGNAKGYSVLQIIELSRKITSQPIPAVFAPRRPGDPPILVADFSKALETFGWKPKNDMSSIIHSAWSWHKSHPQGYC, from the coding sequence TTGAAGATATTGGTTACAGGTGGAGCGGGTTATATTGGAAGTATTTGCGTGGAAATGCTTCTCGGTAGGGGATATCGAGTCGTTGTCCTTGATAATTTGTCTGAGGGGCACCTGCAAGCTGTTGATCCGAGGGCTTTATTTATCCAGGGAGATCTTGCCGATCGAGAGCTCCTTTTTTCTGTTTTTGATTCGGAAAGACCTGAGGCTGTCATTCATTTTGCAGCCAAGGCCCTCGTTTCAGAATCAATGAATAGCCCTTCTCTTTATTTCCGGAATAACGTGGCTTTTGGGATTAATCTTTTAGATGCCCTGGTCAAGTTTGAAGTCAAAAGGATCGTATTTTCTTCAACTTGTTCTGTTTATGGTTGCGTGAATAAAATTCCCATCGATGAAAATGTCCCGGTACATCCTGAAAATCCCTATGGAGAATCAAAACTCCTTTTCGAAAAAATGCTCGAATGGTATAGGAAAATTCATGGGATCAGCCCGGTCATTTTTCGGTATTTTAATGCTGCCGGTGCAACCGCAAGCCATGGTGAACATCATAGAAGAGAGACCCACTTGATTCCACGGATCCTCCATGTGGCCCTTGGTCTTGAACCTCAAGTGGAAATCTATGGCAAGGATTATCCCACCGAGGATGGAACGGCTGTGCGGGATTATATCCATGTTGTCGATTTAGTGGATGCCCACATAAAAGCACTGGAACTTCCTTTTGAAGGGGTTTTTAATCTAGGAAACGCAAAGGGCTATTCGGTTCTCCAGATTATCGAGTTATCAAGAAAAATTACCTCGCAGCCCATTCCTGCAGTTTTTGCTCCCCGACGCCCCGGGGATCCTCCCATTCTTGTGGCCGATTTCAGCAAAGCCCTTGAAACTTTTGGCTGGAAACCGAAAAACGATATGAGTTCGATTATCCATAGTGCCTGGTCATGGCATAAATCCCATCCCCAAGGTTACTGCTGA
- a CDS encoding ABC transporter permease, with product MWIYLLRRILSSLFLLFGIVTLTFFLVRLAPGSPFSSERNISPTILRELEARYNLSGTLLEQYENYLLRISHGDLMLSTRYRNRSVNEIIAQTLPVSILLGGCAFVLSLVFGITMGSLSALFWNRPFDKITQAITLAGISIPSFVLAPLSVLIFAILLRLLPPAGWGSPDKIILPTFCLGIPYGCVVCRLTRSAMLEVLHSDYIRTARAKGLNEPCILFVHALKAAAPPIIAYCGPLAANLMTGSMVIEQIFGISGMGSFFVDGVLNRDVFLVSGVTLVYSLLLITFNLVADILCLLFDKRIVLE from the coding sequence ATGTGGATATACCTCCTAAGGAGAATATTATCTTCTTTATTCCTCTTATTCGGAATCGTCACCCTGACTTTTTTCCTGGTTAGACTGGCCCCGGGAAGTCCTTTTAGTTCAGAAAGAAATATTTCTCCCACTATTCTCAGGGAACTCGAGGCGCGTTACAATCTCAGTGGAACACTGCTCGAACAATATGAAAATTATCTTCTGCGAATCTCCCATGGAGATTTAATGCTCTCTACTCGGTACCGTAACAGGTCGGTAAACGAAATCATAGCACAAACCCTCCCCGTCTCCATACTACTGGGAGGATGTGCTTTTGTTTTATCGCTTGTTTTCGGCATTACGATGGGTTCCCTGAGCGCTTTGTTCTGGAACCGTCCCTTTGACAAAATTACCCAGGCTATTACCCTGGCAGGCATTTCTATCCCTAGTTTTGTACTCGCCCCTCTTTCTGTATTGATATTTGCCATTCTCTTGAGGCTTCTCCCTCCTGCAGGATGGGGATCCCCAGATAAAATTATCCTTCCTACGTTTTGTCTCGGGATACCCTATGGATGCGTTGTTTGTAGGTTAACCAGGAGCGCTATGCTCGAAGTTCTCCATTCTGACTACATACGCACAGCCAGGGCAAAGGGATTAAACGAACCCTGCATTCTATTCGTTCATGCCTTGAAAGCTGCAGCCCCTCCCATCATCGCCTATTGCGGCCCATTGGCCGCCAACTTGATGACAGGTTCCATGGTTATTGAACAGATATTTGGCATCAGCGGAATGGGTTCTTTTTTCGTGGACGGAGTTCTTAACCGAGATGTTTTCCTCGTCAGTGGAGTTACCCTGGTTTATTCTCTTTTACTCATCACTTTTAATCTAGTCGCCGACATTCTATGTCTTCTTTTCGACAAGAGAATAGTCCTAGAATGA
- the rbfA gene encoding 30S ribosome-binding factor RbfA, whose protein sequence is MTSRAIRVSEVIRRELSFCFQREVELEGLVLTISSVETTADLKEASIFVSLFDASISDELLLDILNRHRSEWQRWIGKRLQSKFTPRLTFKIDDSLYRGDKVLRIIEELDKENKQK, encoded by the coding sequence ATGACTTCAAGGGCGATCAGAGTATCCGAGGTTATCCGCAGGGAGCTTTCCTTTTGTTTTCAACGCGAGGTAGAACTCGAAGGGCTGGTTTTAACCATATCCTCGGTTGAAACAACGGCAGATCTAAAAGAAGCTTCGATCTTTGTGAGCCTTTTCGATGCCTCGATATCCGACGAACTCTTGCTGGATATACTCAACAGGCATCGTAGCGAATGGCAAAGATGGATCGGTAAAAGACTCCAAAGCAAATTTACGCCACGATTAACCTTTAAGATCGACGATTCGTTGTATAGGGGCGACAAGGTGCTGAGAATCATAGAAGAACTAGACAAGGAGAACAAACAAAAATAA
- a CDS encoding tetratricopeptide repeat protein: MSVEKLPSKEKTSKHLLPPIYAWAVRFVILVVFIQLSSLLSIFWLRHYVFNQVSKKDRLQASNRSFPLPSFLSPKPPTLPVIHSKELKKDFSSIAEESKEEKLDAFIKDAERFEKEGDLNLAHDALNNAEEVDPTNFEVLIKQAQLAERQKDSQRAYIYWSKIANQDKKSGSLYKTAHQKIATLKNQAQKDFSSPSLIPSSLKDPHGMGKTLVLEKIRVEKSNLSNTLWGQEVTLRIPILLTDPSIRIDPKQIRYQVYIYDEIDKGLILQSNAKITSSFENPLPTWTIHQTEILRINYKPERPVQNQRFYGYIVRIFYCGQLQDQIADPPELLTRLPGLTPKM; the protein is encoded by the coding sequence ATGTCTGTAGAAAAATTACCTTCTAAAGAAAAAACCTCCAAGCATCTTTTACCTCCCATCTACGCCTGGGCGGTCAGGTTCGTTATCCTTGTAGTTTTTATCCAGCTTTCTTCTCTTCTATCCATTTTTTGGCTAAGGCATTATGTTTTCAACCAGGTTTCCAAGAAAGATCGACTGCAGGCCTCCAATCGTTCTTTTCCCTTGCCTTCGTTCCTCTCTCCCAAGCCTCCAACATTACCGGTTATCCATTCCAAGGAACTCAAAAAAGATTTTTCTTCTATAGCCGAAGAAAGCAAGGAAGAAAAGCTGGATGCCTTCATTAAAGATGCTGAACGCTTTGAAAAGGAAGGCGACCTGAATTTAGCCCATGACGCTCTTAATAATGCGGAAGAAGTGGATCCTACAAATTTTGAGGTGCTTATAAAACAGGCTCAACTTGCTGAACGTCAAAAAGACAGCCAAAGGGCATATATCTATTGGAGCAAGATTGCAAACCAAGACAAGAAATCGGGCTCCTTGTATAAAACAGCTCATCAAAAGATAGCAACTCTTAAAAACCAAGCTCAAAAAGATTTTTCATCTCCCTCCTTGATCCCCTCTTCTCTAAAAGATCCTCATGGGATGGGTAAAACGCTAGTCCTTGAGAAAATTCGTGTTGAAAAGAGCAATTTATCCAATACCCTTTGGGGCCAAGAAGTGACCTTGCGGATTCCTATCCTATTGACGGATCCCTCTATCCGCATAGACCCCAAACAGATCCGTTATCAAGTTTACATTTACGATGAGATCGACAAGGGACTCATCCTTCAGTCCAACGCAAAAATCACCAGTTCTTTCGAAAATCCTCTTCCCACATGGACCATCCATCAGACGGAAATTTTACGCATAAATTATAAACCGGAACGGCCTGTTCAAAATCAAAGGTTTTATGGATACATTGTCCGCATTTTCTATTGCGGACAACTTCAAGATCAAATCGCCGACCCTCCCGAACTCCTTACCCGCCTCCCCGGGTTGACGCCTAAGATGTAA
- the nusA gene encoding transcription termination factor NusA, with amino-acid sequence MNQEVLAIMEYMEKEKGINRQVFIEAMQSALLAAAKKSIGPARDLRVEIHPKTGRINVRAKLEVVEKVQNSHDQISLKRAREIDPNVNIGDLVEVEVTPKDFGRIAAQVFKQTINQALKGIERKMVLSEFKDRINNIVSGTIRRIERSDIIIDLGRYEGIMPFKERVPTEEYVVGERIKAYVLSVDDTPHGPMIILSRSHPNFILRLLELEVSEVADKIVEVKAIAREPGFRTKIAVWSSNPKIDPVGSCVGVRGARVKNIVRELHSEKIDLFKWSPNVEELAIEALKPAKVKKVEVDQQNHRVKVTVDEENYSIALGKKGKNAWLASKIVGWDIDIVKEPSFVVDNFTQKITKAAEEMASSLAIDQSVAEQIVRAGFINPEAVAESEEEDLMSALPELDPQLIHRLKEAALLVGKTN; translated from the coding sequence ATGAATCAGGAAGTCCTAGCTATCATGGAATACATGGAAAAGGAAAAAGGGATCAACAGGCAGGTTTTCATCGAGGCGATGCAATCGGCATTGCTTGCGGCGGCAAAAAAAAGCATTGGACCTGCAAGAGATCTCAGGGTAGAAATACACCCTAAAACAGGACGGATCAATGTTCGGGCAAAACTTGAGGTTGTAGAAAAAGTTCAGAACAGTCATGATCAAATTTCCCTTAAAAGAGCGAGGGAAATCGATCCCAATGTCAATATCGGTGACCTTGTTGAAGTAGAAGTTACTCCTAAGGATTTTGGAAGAATTGCCGCTCAAGTCTTTAAGCAGACGATTAACCAAGCTCTAAAAGGCATTGAAAGGAAAATGGTCCTATCGGAATTTAAAGACCGGATCAACAACATCGTCAGCGGAACAATACGAAGGATAGAACGATCCGATATCATTATAGACTTGGGAAGATACGAAGGAATCATGCCTTTTAAAGAAAGGGTCCCCACGGAAGAATATGTTGTAGGAGAAAGGATAAAAGCCTATGTGCTTTCCGTGGACGATACCCCTCATGGCCCAATGATCATCCTTTCTCGTAGCCATCCTAATTTTATTTTGCGTCTGTTGGAATTGGAAGTCAGCGAAGTAGCAGACAAGATAGTCGAAGTCAAGGCTATCGCTAGAGAACCCGGATTCCGTACTAAAATTGCAGTTTGGAGTAGCAATCCCAAAATTGATCCTGTTGGTTCTTGCGTGGGTGTAAGAGGGGCTAGAGTCAAAAACATAGTAAGAGAACTCCATAGTGAGAAAATTGATCTTTTTAAATGGTCTCCCAATGTTGAAGAACTCGCCATTGAAGCTCTTAAACCTGCAAAAGTAAAAAAGGTGGAAGTCGATCAACAAAATCATCGTGTTAAAGTTACGGTCGATGAAGAAAACTATTCTATAGCCCTTGGCAAAAAAGGAAAAAATGCCTGGCTTGCTTCTAAAATTGTCGGCTGGGATATTGATATTGTTAAAGAACCTTCTTTCGTGGTCGATAATTTTACTCAAAAAATCACTAAAGCGGCTGAAGAAATGGCCTCTTCTTTAGCCATTGACCAAAGCGTGGCCGAGCAGATAGTTCGTGCCGGCTTTATAAATCCTGAAGCCGTAGCGGAAAGTGAAGAAGAAGATCTCATGTCTGCTCTCCCCGAACTTGATCCCCAATTGATTCATCGCTTAAAAGAAGCCGCCCTTCTCGTGGGAAAAACAAATTGA
- the infB gene encoding translation initiation factor IF-2 produces the protein MNSKKSSSSTELKTLNNNSSNRLSLDKSKKPAKEVDFALPPKEKKTKAVVVLDEIKEKPRKEEKKEAFPPPLAQAEQPEKKEPKTGQGSDQAAHSQESEKKTIFIKGPVTVKELASLIGIKPFQLIHHLMEMNIFASMTQLLDETVIQAVCNKLGIVIQTEKKERHLQSSVLSPPPKPKAKEAPPQPSSHIKPRAPVVTFMGHVDHGKTSLLDAIRQTRVAAEEAGGITQHIGAYTVVKEGRAVTFIDTPGHEAFTAMRARGASITDIVVLVVAADDGVMPQTLEAINHARSAKVPIIVAINKIDLPGANPLKVKSQLQEIGLVPEEYGGNTIFCEVSATKKIGIDNLLDMILLQGEILELKADYEGNAKARVIESQIEKGRGPTATVIVQSGRLKVGDLVLCGPYHGKVRALIDDRGKNIKEAFPSMPVKVLGLDGAPLPGEELVVEKDEKKLKEIVQERIESLKKAREESLAPKVTLENIFQAIEEGQKKTLNIVLKADVQGSLEALTEQLKKITSSKVDLDIIHSGVGSISESDILLAKASKGIVIGFNTKTDSAAASLAKREGVQIKLFSVIYELVDQIKEAMSGLLEPELRETIIGTAIVKKVFELSKYKVAGCMVQSGRIVRGGLARILRAKQPIYDGEILSLKRFQDEVSEVRMGLECGIRLGNFNDYEIDDIIQCYQLEKIPQKL, from the coding sequence ATGAATTCAAAAAAAAGCTCCTCATCCACCGAACTCAAGACTCTCAATAACAATTCTTCCAACAGGCTTTCTTTAGATAAATCTAAAAAGCCTGCCAAGGAAGTGGATTTTGCCCTTCCTCCCAAAGAGAAGAAAACCAAGGCTGTTGTTGTCCTCGATGAAATTAAAGAAAAGCCTAGAAAAGAAGAAAAAAAGGAAGCTTTTCCTCCCCCTCTGGCTCAAGCAGAACAGCCTGAAAAAAAAGAGCCGAAAACCGGGCAGGGCAGCGATCAGGCGGCCCATTCTCAGGAGTCGGAAAAGAAAACCATCTTTATAAAAGGGCCTGTCACGGTCAAAGAGTTAGCCTCCCTCATAGGCATTAAACCCTTTCAGCTCATCCATCATCTGATGGAAATGAACATTTTTGCTTCCATGACCCAGTTGCTTGACGAAACGGTAATCCAGGCCGTCTGCAACAAGCTCGGCATCGTCATTCAAACAGAAAAAAAAGAAAGGCATCTCCAATCTTCTGTTTTATCACCTCCTCCGAAACCAAAGGCTAAAGAGGCTCCTCCCCAACCTTCATCTCATATTAAACCGAGGGCTCCCGTAGTCACTTTTATGGGGCATGTAGATCACGGGAAAACCTCCTTGCTTGATGCTATCAGGCAAACCCGAGTCGCCGCCGAGGAAGCCGGTGGCATCACCCAACACATTGGTGCCTACACGGTCGTGAAAGAGGGAAGAGCCGTAACCTTTATTGATACTCCGGGGCATGAAGCCTTTACGGCCATGCGTGCCCGAGGGGCTTCCATTACCGATATTGTTGTCCTGGTTGTCGCCGCCGATGATGGGGTGATGCCCCAGACCCTAGAAGCCATCAATCATGCTCGAAGTGCAAAAGTTCCTATTATCGTGGCTATTAATAAAATTGATCTTCCTGGAGCCAACCCCTTAAAAGTGAAATCCCAACTCCAGGAAATCGGCCTGGTTCCAGAGGAATACGGTGGAAATACAATCTTTTGCGAGGTATCCGCCACCAAGAAAATCGGCATAGATAATCTCCTCGACATGATTTTGCTCCAAGGTGAAATTCTGGAATTGAAAGCGGATTACGAGGGAAATGCCAAGGCTAGAGTCATTGAGTCTCAAATTGAAAAAGGAAGAGGACCCACGGCCACGGTCATCGTCCAGTCGGGACGCTTAAAAGTTGGAGATCTCGTCCTCTGCGGTCCCTACCATGGCAAGGTGCGTGCGCTTATCGATGATAGGGGAAAAAATATTAAAGAGGCCTTCCCCTCCATGCCTGTGAAAGTCTTAGGTCTTGACGGGGCACCCTTGCCTGGAGAAGAACTGGTTGTAGAAAAAGACGAAAAGAAGCTCAAGGAGATCGTCCAGGAAAGAATTGAATCCCTCAAAAAAGCTCGTGAAGAGTCCCTTGCTCCCAAGGTTACCCTTGAAAACATTTTCCAGGCAATTGAAGAAGGCCAAAAAAAAACCTTGAATATTGTGCTTAAGGCCGATGTCCAAGGTTCCCTTGAAGCTTTAACCGAACAACTCAAAAAAATTACCAGCTCAAAAGTGGATCTAGATATCATCCATTCAGGCGTCGGTTCTATATCCGAATCCGATATCCTGCTTGCCAAAGCTTCCAAGGGGATTGTCATTGGATTCAACACGAAAACAGACTCGGCTGCTGCTTCCTTAGCCAAAAGAGAGGGAGTTCAAATAAAGCTATTCAGCGTGATTTATGAACTTGTAGATCAAATCAAGGAAGCCATGTCGGGCCTATTGGAACCAGAACTGCGTGAGACCATTATTGGAACGGCCATTGTAAAAAAGGTATTTGAATTATCCAAGTACAAGGTAGCCGGATGCATGGTCCAATCGGGAAGAATAGTCCGAGGAGGATTAGCCCGTATTTTGAGAGCTAAACAACCCATTTATGATGGAGAAATACTTTCCCTCAAAAGATTTCAAGATGAAGTATCCGAAGTGAGGATGGGCTTGGAGTGCGGTATTCGGCTGGGTAATTTCAACGATTATGAAATTGATGACATCATCCAATGTTATCAATTGGAAAAGATCCCTCAAAAATTATAA
- a CDS encoding ABC transporter permease, with product MNTFRTRKGYGRFPLKSFLTFFLLVILAVIGPWLYPESLSQVTDESLHPPTLRHIFGTDIHGRDLFVRILFGARISFSVGLSGSLISLLVGVSYGAIAAYAGGKVERIMMQIVDLLYSLPVLVFVIVLIALFEKPLRAILYQAHLGYLLPYSRIILLLVGLGLVEWLTMARVVRSRVLVLKEALFVQAAKVLGQNSLNILLKHILPNLAGLVAVYLTLTIPTVILEESFLSFLGLGVEPPTSSLGSLLSDGANTINPIKISWWLLFFPGLYLSLALWSLNVFGEWLRDKLDPQARSASQQ from the coding sequence ATGAATACTTTTAGAACAAGAAAAGGGTATGGGAGATTCCCTCTCAAATCATTCCTGACATTTTTTCTGCTCGTCATTTTGGCCGTAATAGGTCCCTGGTTATATCCCGAGTCCCTTTCCCAGGTTACGGATGAAAGCCTCCATCCACCTACTCTCCGTCATATATTCGGGACGGATATCCATGGAAGAGATCTATTCGTAAGGATATTATTCGGAGCAAGGATCTCTTTTAGCGTTGGATTAAGTGGATCTCTCATCAGCCTTTTGGTCGGGGTTTCCTATGGAGCCATAGCTGCCTACGCCGGAGGCAAAGTGGAAAGGATAATGATGCAGATTGTCGATCTCCTCTATTCCTTACCCGTACTCGTTTTTGTCATCGTTCTGATCGCCTTGTTCGAAAAACCGCTACGGGCTATTCTCTACCAGGCTCACCTTGGTTATCTCCTTCCCTATTCTCGAATCATACTCCTTTTAGTGGGGTTGGGACTGGTCGAATGGTTAACCATGGCCAGGGTCGTGAGGAGCCGGGTGCTGGTCTTAAAAGAAGCCCTTTTTGTCCAAGCCGCCAAGGTTCTAGGTCAAAATAGTTTGAATATCCTTTTAAAACATATTTTGCCAAATCTAGCAGGACTCGTGGCCGTGTATCTCACCCTAACCATTCCTACCGTTATCTTAGAAGAATCTTTTCTTAGTTTTCTTGGATTGGGCGTAGAACCCCCTACATCCAGCCTGGGCAGCCTGCTTTCTGATGGTGCCAACACGATTAATCCCATTAAAATCTCCTGGTGGCTTCTTTTTTTTCCCGGTTTATACCTCAGCTTGGCCCTATGGTCTTTAAACGTTTTTGGAGAATGGTTACGGGACAAATTGGATCCCCAAGCAAGATCCGCTTCTCAGCAGTAA
- a CDS encoding Gfo/Idh/MocA family protein, protein MNPIKLGVIGIGHIGQHHARLYAQMNDVRYVGCFDREKNAAEALSKKIGGKAFDSLEDLLKEVDAVSIATPTPSHFEIGMKCLQSGVHVLIEKPITASLEEAKALVEAAKKRNVILQVGHVERYNPAFRALEEYLTNPRFIECHRLCPYPGRNVELGVVLDLMIHDLEAILHLVRSEIQLIDAVGVSVLSSTEDIANARIRFKNGAIANVTTSRISPEKMRKIRIFQDDAYISLNYLDQKGEIYRKRDSQIECAPIPIEKGEPLFFELRSFIGCINSKDNPLVGGNEAVEALKLAMRITELIQLRS, encoded by the coding sequence ATGAACCCAATAAAACTTGGAGTGATAGGTATAGGCCACATCGGACAACATCATGCCCGCTTGTATGCGCAGATGAATGATGTCCGTTATGTAGGCTGTTTTGATAGAGAAAAGAATGCCGCCGAAGCCCTATCTAAAAAAATAGGAGGCAAGGCTTTTGACTCTTTGGAGGACTTATTAAAAGAAGTCGATGCGGTGTCGATCGCCACCCCCACCCCGTCTCATTTTGAAATAGGGATGAAATGCCTTCAGTCCGGAGTTCATGTCCTGATTGAAAAACCGATAACCGCAAGCCTAGAAGAGGCCAAGGCTCTTGTAGAGGCGGCTAAAAAAAGAAATGTTATTTTGCAGGTGGGACATGTCGAAAGATACAACCCGGCTTTCAGGGCCCTTGAAGAATACCTGACCAATCCAAGGTTTATTGAATGCCATCGGCTTTGTCCTTACCCGGGGAGGAATGTAGAGTTGGGCGTGGTGCTGGATTTAATGATCCATGACTTGGAAGCTATTCTTCATTTAGTCCGTTCGGAGATCCAGCTTATCGATGCGGTGGGGGTTTCTGTTTTGAGTTCTACCGAAGATATTGCCAACGCAAGAATTAGATTTAAAAATGGAGCCATAGCCAATGTTACCACCAGTCGCATAAGCCCGGAGAAAATGCGTAAAATACGCATTTTCCAGGATGACGCCTATATTTCTTTGAATTATCTCGACCAAAAGGGAGAAATTTATAGAAAAAGAGATAGCCAGATCGAATGTGCTCCTATACCTATAGAGAAAGGAGAACCTTTATTTTTTGAGTTGCGATCTTTTATCGGCTGCATCAACTCAAAGGACAATCCCCTGGTGGGTGGGAATGAGGCGGTTGAAGCTTTGAAACTGGCCATGCGCATTACCGAATTAATCCAATTGAGAAGTTGA
- a CDS encoding LpxI family protein has product MIDPIQKKSLFDFPHPLGIIAGRGVYPILVAEAAKKAGVEKIYSVCFVSETDQKMESLSTTVEWIRVGQLSKMLQFFKKNEVKRAIMAGGVAPSHLFELRPDLKTLLLLAKLKERNAHSLFGAIAEELEKIGVLLLKATTFLEDQLVPSGHFGGPQIKKRFWGDVEFGFRIAKEIARLDIGQSVVVKNGTVLSVEAFEGTDETMKRGGELGKGGAMLVKVSKPDQDFRFDVPVIGLKTIDAALRYGIGVIVCESEKTLVLEKGKVIEMADQSKISLVGFP; this is encoded by the coding sequence ATGATCGACCCTATTCAAAAAAAATCTCTTTTTGATTTCCCTCATCCTCTTGGTATTATTGCTGGCCGGGGCGTTTACCCGATTTTGGTAGCGGAAGCGGCAAAAAAAGCGGGAGTTGAAAAGATTTATTCGGTCTGTTTTGTCTCTGAAACCGATCAAAAAATGGAGTCCTTATCCACCACGGTGGAATGGATCCGAGTGGGACAACTATCAAAGATGCTTCAATTTTTCAAAAAAAATGAAGTAAAACGAGCGATAATGGCAGGAGGAGTAGCTCCTTCCCATCTTTTCGAGTTAAGACCCGATTTAAAAACCCTTTTGCTTCTTGCCAAACTTAAGGAAAGGAATGCTCATAGCTTGTTTGGCGCCATAGCTGAAGAACTGGAGAAAATTGGAGTTTTACTTTTGAAAGCCACAACATTCTTGGAAGATCAATTAGTTCCCTCCGGACATTTCGGGGGGCCGCAAATTAAAAAAAGATTTTGGGGGGATGTTGAATTTGGTTTTAGAATTGCTAAAGAAATAGCTCGACTCGATATTGGTCAATCCGTCGTTGTAAAAAATGGGACGGTTCTTTCCGTTGAAGCCTTCGAAGGAACCGATGAGACCATGAAAAGGGGGGGCGAACTGGGGAAGGGAGGAGCCATGCTTGTAAAGGTGAGTAAGCCTGACCAGGATTTCAGGTTTGATGTTCCCGTCATCGGTTTAAAAACGATTGATGCTGCATTAAGATATGGAATTGGGGTTATTGTTTGTGAATCCGAAAAGACTCTTGTCTTAGAAAAAGGAAAGGTAATCGAGATGGCTGATCAATCAAAAATCAGTCTTGTTGGATTTCCCTAG